From Heliomicrobium modesticaldum Ice1, a single genomic window includes:
- the fliR gene encoding flagellar biosynthetic protein FliR has product MEAVINIMLNHLDVLLLMMIRVAGILVLAPVFNFPGFNNLAKIGLSFMIALILFLSMPDGALPVPPQELFGYVIVVAQELLLGLAIGFILQLLFAAILTAGHLIDIQLGFGIVNIIDPLWGAQVPMTGVFLQILALLIFVIFDGHLLLIQVLADSFRILPAAGSPFSLALAGSISDFIVRLVSGVLLIGVQLAMPIIGIILINDIALGLVSRTVPQMNLFVIGIPLKIIVGVAFLWITLPFYIDGLNRLFTLSFTQVSDFLRILSP; this is encoded by the coding sequence TTGGAAGCGGTCATCAACATCATGCTCAATCATTTGGATGTGCTGCTCCTGATGATGATCCGGGTGGCCGGCATCTTGGTCTTGGCGCCGGTCTTCAACTTTCCCGGTTTCAATAACCTGGCGAAGATCGGACTCTCCTTCATGATCGCCTTGATCCTCTTTCTGTCCATGCCGGACGGCGCCTTGCCGGTTCCCCCGCAGGAGTTGTTCGGCTATGTCATCGTCGTGGCGCAAGAGCTTTTGTTGGGCCTTGCCATCGGTTTTATCCTGCAGCTCCTATTTGCCGCCATTTTGACAGCGGGCCACCTGATCGATATTCAACTCGGCTTTGGGATCGTCAATATCATCGATCCTCTCTGGGGCGCCCAGGTTCCCATGACCGGTGTGTTTTTGCAGATCCTCGCTTTATTGATTTTCGTCATTTTTGACGGTCATCTCCTATTGATCCAGGTGCTCGCTGACAGCTTCCGCATCCTGCCGGCGGCGGGCAGTCCCTTCAGCCTCGCCTTAGCAGGAAGCATCTCCGACTTTATCGTCCGTCTCGTCTCCGGGGTGTTGTTGATCGGCGTTCAGTTGGCCATGCCGATCATCGGCATCATCCTGATCAACGACATCGCCCTGGGTCTTGTCTCACGGACGGTACCGCAAATGAACCTTTTCGTCATCGGCATTCCCTTGAAAATCATCGTGGGCGTCGCCTTCTTATGGATTACGCTCCCCTTTTATATCGATGGATTAAACCGTCTGTTTACTCTGAGTTTTACCCAAGTGTCCGATTTCCTGCGGATTCTCAGCCCATAA
- a CDS encoding FliO/MopB family protein encodes MNYSRRIGRRIIGGLVFFGILSFLLSLPVVLTAADAAPGSILDQTYTQRIETEQKRGPVSTGDLLIRLFGTLFLVGITGWVVVKFWKKKQQTAGQGNWMAVLDQVSLAPNKNLVVTDIAGKIFVIGVTDHSVQPIMEITDAQVIEALRQVQKEERQAPTAWGIDLLSGLLGKSNRQSDPVPSFHAEMTKQIQRLHALRERRREPDREGEDKL; translated from the coding sequence ATGAACTACAGTCGGCGTATTGGCCGCCGGATCATCGGCGGCCTGGTGTTTTTTGGGATCCTTTCGTTCCTGCTGTCTCTTCCCGTGGTTTTAACGGCGGCGGATGCGGCGCCGGGAAGCATCCTAGACCAGACCTATACGCAACGGATCGAAACTGAACAAAAACGGGGTCCTGTGTCGACAGGAGACCTGCTTATTCGATTGTTCGGCACGCTGTTCCTGGTAGGGATCACCGGCTGGGTTGTCGTAAAGTTCTGGAAAAAGAAACAGCAGACGGCCGGACAGGGAAATTGGATGGCCGTGTTAGACCAGGTTAGCCTGGCGCCGAACAAAAACCTCGTAGTCACCGATATTGCGGGAAAGATCTTCGTCATCGGCGTTACCGACCATTCCGTTCAACCGATCATGGAAATCACCGATGCCCAGGTCATTGAGGCGCTGCGACAGGTTCAAAAAGAGGAGCGCCAAGCTCCGACGGCATGGGGGATCGATCTTCTCAGTGGTCTGCTGGGCAAGAGCAATCGCCAATCTGATCCAGTTCCGTCCTTCCATGCGGAAATGACGAAACAGATTCAACGACTCCATGCGCTACGGGAGAGAAGAAGAGAACCCGATAGGGAAGGGGAGGACAAGCTGTGA
- a CDS encoding IS1182-like element ISHmo2 family transposase gives MFRFDVDPQVSFYDFAALWDQLVPADSVFRLFRELAPLLIQPEDFTGLYCLDNGRPSHAARQMTMACMLQEMLGETDRGMEAQTRVNIEVKFALGMALDEPGIDHANFGVHRQRLIQKELDKVYLDRFIRLMYYLGVLTGKEPWITDTTHVIAPISAPTTIELIRQAMRLLVRLLAKQYSVPWHAIPHAPRAVRYLETVTEVKEHNLDDKAKMERLVEVVSEADELLAYVESSEASWKKKPDVIHYALLLCRILRERIIRKDDGTLEIAPGGSVKDMIVSAVDSEARFGCKGKTKWRGYKMAIVEVGNSGFIAAAEAMKANDYDGSSLVPLADQLPTDCVENPTIIGDTHYGAGDDRVTLKEKGIDVVAPLSPKTKCDILAGEGFQVSEDQTQLICPRGKVITTYSEVADGKNFVLRAKDHDCKHCPRYTTCFKEKKHRRTIFIHNAYGVMLEAAKHSQTKIYKEQMRLRSRIEAKQNELVNRYGLRRVRRIGKRNLAYAARLSALAANFQKLNRLRNDKNATMVLEVSALRGVAFKKAA, from the coding sequence TTGTTTCGATTCGATGTGGACCCCCAAGTTAGCTTTTACGACTTTGCAGCCCTCTGGGACCAACTTGTGCCTGCCGATTCCGTCTTTCGCCTGTTTCGTGAATTGGCGCCCCTATTAATACAACCGGAGGATTTTACAGGTCTCTATTGCCTTGACAACGGACGTCCCAGTCATGCGGCCCGGCAGATGACGATGGCCTGCATGTTACAGGAAATGCTGGGCGAAACAGACCGGGGGATGGAAGCACAGACACGTGTGAACATCGAGGTCAAGTTTGCGTTAGGAATGGCCCTCGATGAACCGGGCATTGATCACGCCAATTTTGGCGTCCACCGGCAACGGCTCATCCAAAAGGAACTTGATAAGGTCTATCTCGATCGCTTTATCCGGTTGATGTACTACCTGGGCGTTTTGACAGGGAAAGAACCTTGGATAACGGACACGACCCATGTCATAGCTCCCATCAGTGCCCCCACGACCATCGAACTGATCCGCCAAGCCATGCGCCTGTTGGTGCGTCTTTTGGCGAAGCAATACAGTGTTCCATGGCATGCAATCCCCCATGCCCCTCGGGCGGTACGTTACCTGGAAACAGTGACGGAAGTGAAAGAGCATAACCTGGACGATAAGGCCAAAATGGAACGGCTTGTTGAAGTGGTCAGCGAGGCTGACGAACTGCTGGCCTACGTGGAGTCATCGGAGGCTTCGTGGAAGAAGAAGCCCGATGTCATTCATTACGCCCTTTTGCTTTGCCGTATCCTCCGTGAACGAATCATTCGGAAAGATGATGGAACTCTTGAGATAGCCCCCGGCGGTTCTGTCAAAGATATGATAGTTTCGGCTGTAGACAGCGAAGCCCGTTTCGGTTGTAAGGGCAAGACGAAATGGCGCGGGTATAAGATGGCCATCGTCGAAGTCGGAAATTCCGGATTTATCGCCGCCGCCGAGGCCATGAAAGCCAACGACTATGACGGCTCCAGTCTGGTGCCGTTAGCGGATCAGCTTCCCACCGATTGTGTAGAAAACCCGACGATCATTGGAGATACCCACTATGGTGCGGGCGATGACCGTGTCACCCTCAAGGAAAAAGGCATTGACGTAGTGGCGCCACTTTCACCAAAGACAAAATGTGATATCCTCGCGGGCGAGGGATTTCAAGTTTCCGAAGACCAAACACAACTGATCTGCCCGAGAGGAAAAGTCATCACCACCTATTCGGAAGTGGCAGATGGGAAGAACTTCGTGCTTCGCGCCAAGGACCATGATTGCAAGCACTGCCCTCGTTACACGACCTGTTTTAAAGAAAAGAAACATCGGCGCACGATTTTTATTCACAACGCCTATGGTGTCATGCTCGAGGCGGCAAAGCACTCCCAAACGAAAATCTATAAGGAACAGATGCGTCTTCGCAGCCGCATCGAAGCCAAGCAAAATGAACTGGTCAACCGTTACGGACTGCGCCGGGTTCGCCGTATCGGAAAACGAAATCTGGCTTATGCCGCCCGGCTCAGCGCGTTAGCGGCGAACTTTCAAAAACTCAACCGTCTACGAAATGATAAGAATGCAACCATGGTGTTGGAGGTGAGCGCCTTACGCGGTGTTGCTTTCAAAAAAGCCGCATAA
- the fliY gene encoding flagellar motor switch phosphatase FliY, with amino-acid sequence MGKKVDITTPRVYVTTKAALQKDYPSPFVVVDVTYTAGLEGNNVLIIRESDVAIIVDLMMGGDGMSPPAELNEIHFSAISEAMNQMMGSAATSMATMLQKKIDISPPMLNTIDFASEKLPRPDVDPVIKVSFRMVIEGLVDSELMQIYPIPFAKQLVSGLMGDMSSASASPQAPPPSAPSSTPPPPGAPSPAAPPSSATYPPPASHPPMEPPMAAAPLPGYGSPPPGYGSQPPGYPPPGYGYLPPGYYGAPPGAYPSQPPAATYSPQAPPVPVQPVQFAPLQPQRSGKDTTNLGLIMDVPLQVTVELGKSRKTIRDILDLGPGSVIELDKLAGEPVDILVNGKLIAKGEVVVIDENFGVRITDIVSPIERIGNLQ; translated from the coding sequence TTGGGGAAAAAAGTTGACATTACGACGCCCCGCGTCTACGTGACGACTAAAGCGGCGCTGCAAAAAGACTATCCCTCTCCCTTTGTCGTCGTCGATGTGACTTATACTGCCGGATTGGAAGGCAACAATGTGCTGATCATCCGCGAATCTGATGTGGCGATCATCGTCGATCTGATGATGGGTGGAGACGGCATGTCACCGCCAGCGGAATTGAACGAGATCCACTTCAGTGCCATTTCAGAGGCGATGAACCAGATGATGGGTTCGGCAGCCACCTCCATGGCCACCATGTTGCAGAAAAAGATCGATATCTCACCACCGATGTTAAACACCATTGACTTTGCCAGTGAAAAGCTACCCCGTCCAGATGTGGATCCGGTGATCAAAGTATCCTTCCGGATGGTCATCGAAGGACTTGTCGACAGCGAGTTGATGCAGATCTACCCCATTCCCTTCGCGAAACAACTCGTCTCCGGGTTGATGGGGGATATGTCGTCCGCCTCCGCAAGCCCGCAGGCGCCGCCGCCTAGCGCTCCTTCGTCGACTCCGCCGCCGCCTGGCGCTCCTTCTCCGGCTGCGCCGCCATCGTCGGCTACCTATCCCCCGCCGGCTTCCCACCCTCCAATGGAACCGCCGATGGCGGCTGCTCCCTTGCCAGGTTATGGAAGCCCGCCGCCGGGATACGGCAGCCAACCGCCGGGGTATCCCCCTCCAGGGTACGGTTACCTGCCGCCGGGGTACTACGGAGCGCCTCCCGGGGCATATCCCTCGCAGCCACCTGCCGCTACCTATTCGCCGCAAGCGCCGCCCGTGCCGGTGCAGCCGGTCCAGTTTGCGCCCTTGCAGCCACAGCGCAGCGGAAAAGACACAACCAACCTTGGGCTGATCATGGATGTCCCCTTGCAGGTTACCGTCGAACTGGGGAAATCGAGAAAAACCATCCGGGATATCCTCGATCTTGGCCCCGGCTCGGTCATCGAACTTGACAAACTTGCCGGCGAGCCCGTCGATATATTGGTCAACGGCAAGCTGATCGCCAAGGGAGAGGTTGTCGTCATCGATGAGAACTTCGGTGTGCGGATCACTGATATCGTCAGTCCCATCGAAAGGATAGGCAATTTACAATAA
- the fliM gene encoding flagellar motor switch protein FliM yields the protein MSDILSQAEIDALLAALASGQVTPEDVKDDLTSKIRVYDFKRPNKFSKDQIHTLQVIYENYCRSLTTYLAANLRTLVQISVQSLDQLTYEEFIRSIPNPTIVNIFTMSPLNGNGIMEIHPNIAFAVIDRLFGGTGNPPDKIRGLTEIEQSVFQRTTRRMLDSFTEAWDNIAQVKARLEMIETNPQFIQIVAPTEMVVVITLACKIGDVEGMINICLPYILLEPIISKLSAHFWFSNAAKERTTEQLEALRNRLERALVPITVLLGRTTLSVSELLDLQLGDVIQLDNRADSELEVLIGQRVKYLARPGLSGSKLGIQITATYEKGVETDDE from the coding sequence ATGAGCGATATTCTGTCCCAGGCAGAGATTGACGCGCTCCTGGCCGCCCTCGCTAGCGGTCAGGTAACCCCCGAGGATGTCAAAGATGATTTGACCAGCAAGATCCGCGTTTACGACTTTAAGCGACCGAATAAATTCTCTAAGGACCAGATCCACACCTTACAGGTCATCTATGAAAACTACTGCCGCAGTTTGACGACCTACCTGGCCGCCAACCTGCGCACACTCGTCCAGATATCGGTGCAATCCCTGGACCAGTTGACCTACGAAGAATTCATCCGTTCCATTCCTAACCCGACCATCGTCAACATCTTCACCATGTCGCCGTTAAATGGCAACGGGATCATGGAGATCCACCCGAATATCGCCTTTGCTGTCATTGACCGCCTGTTTGGGGGAACAGGCAACCCGCCGGATAAGATTCGCGGTTTGACAGAAATCGAACAATCTGTTTTTCAGCGGACGACGCGGCGCATGCTGGACAGTTTTACCGAGGCGTGGGACAACATCGCCCAGGTGAAAGCCCGCCTGGAGATGATCGAGACAAACCCGCAGTTTATTCAGATCGTCGCGCCCACCGAGATGGTCGTCGTCATCACCCTGGCCTGCAAAATCGGCGACGTCGAGGGCATGATCAATATCTGCCTGCCTTATATATTACTGGAACCGATCATCAGCAAGTTGAGCGCCCATTTTTGGTTTTCCAACGCGGCGAAAGAGCGTACGACAGAACAATTAGAGGCACTGCGCAATCGCCTGGAACGGGCGCTGGTTCCCATCACCGTGCTGTTGGGACGCACCACCCTCAGCGTCTCTGAACTCCTGGACCTGCAACTGGGCGACGTGATTCAGTTGGACAATCGTGCCGATTCCGAACTGGAAGTGCTCATCGGTCAGCGGGTCAAGTATCTGGCGCGTCCGGGCCTCTCCGGGTCCAAGCTGGGTATTCAGATCACAGCGACCTACGAAAAAGGAGTTGAGACAGATGATGAGTAG
- the flhB gene encoding flagellar biosynthesis protein FlhB, which translates to MLKWDLQWFAGEKTEKPTAKRRSEARKKGQVAKSQEVNTALILLFGFLALRSLGVQTMDGMERMMVYLLGTVTLEEVTPVSVITTGTTIAIRTMLMIAPFMLAAMAAGLLASYLQVGFLFSSEGLKMNWGKLNVIAGLKNIFSSRSLVELVKSLLKVSVISYVAYSAVVKHLHLFPKLLGMDVQTAVAAISEVAYDVGFRVAVLLLLVAALDYGYQWYKHEESLKMSKQEVKDEFKQAEGDPQIKSKIKQRMREMAMRRMMQELPKADVVITNPTHFAVALKYESGSMTAPVVIAKGQDYVALKIRAVAQDHGIPLVEDKPLARTLYRAVEIGQEIPAELFQAVAEVFAFVYRLKKKRA; encoded by the coding sequence ATGTTGAAGTGGGACTTGCAGTGGTTTGCCGGTGAAAAAACAGAAAAACCGACTGCAAAACGTCGCTCAGAAGCCCGCAAGAAGGGCCAGGTGGCCAAAAGTCAGGAGGTCAACACAGCCCTCATCCTGCTTTTCGGCTTTTTGGCCTTGCGCAGTCTCGGCGTCCAGACGATGGACGGCATGGAGCGCATGATGGTCTACCTCTTGGGGACGGTGACCTTGGAGGAAGTGACGCCGGTCTCGGTAATCACGACGGGCACAACCATCGCGATACGGACCATGCTGATGATTGCGCCTTTTATGCTGGCCGCAATGGCGGCTGGCCTGTTGGCCAGTTACCTGCAGGTAGGTTTTTTGTTTTCTTCAGAAGGCTTGAAAATGAACTGGGGAAAACTGAACGTCATTGCCGGTCTGAAGAATATTTTTTCTAGCCGTTCGCTTGTCGAATTGGTCAAATCGCTTCTTAAGGTGTCTGTCATCAGCTATGTGGCCTATTCTGCGGTGGTCAAGCACCTGCATCTCTTTCCCAAGCTTCTCGGCATGGATGTTCAAACAGCGGTAGCAGCCATTTCCGAAGTCGCCTACGATGTCGGTTTTCGGGTCGCTGTGCTGCTGCTCCTTGTCGCTGCCCTGGACTACGGGTATCAATGGTATAAGCATGAAGAATCACTGAAAATGTCGAAACAAGAAGTGAAGGATGAGTTTAAGCAGGCAGAAGGGGATCCCCAGATCAAGAGCAAGATCAAACAGCGCATGCGCGAAATGGCCATGCGCCGGATGATGCAGGAACTTCCCAAGGCCGACGTAGTGATCACGAACCCGACACACTTCGCCGTGGCGCTAAAATATGAAAGCGGAAGCATGACTGCTCCTGTCGTCATCGCCAAAGGACAGGATTATGTGGCCTTGAAGATCCGAGCGGTGGCGCAAGACCACGGGATACCTTTGGTGGAGGATAAACCGCTGGCCCGGACCTTGTACCGTGCCGTGGAGATCGGTCAAGAAATCCCTGCCGAACTGTTTCAAGCGGTCGCTGAGGTTTTTGCCTTCGTTTATCGTCTGAAGAAAAAACGAGCCTGA
- the fliQ gene encoding flagellar biosynthesis protein FliQ, whose amino-acid sequence MTPELVIQLGRDALAAVLLISAPLLGASLLVGLVISVFQATTQIQEATLTFVPKIIAVLVVILLFGPWMLEAMMKYVDQMLGSLNTYTFIR is encoded by the coding sequence GTGACACCGGAACTGGTGATCCAATTGGGGCGCGACGCCTTGGCCGCCGTTTTGCTGATCTCTGCGCCGCTCCTGGGCGCCAGCTTGCTTGTCGGTCTGGTGATCAGCGTTTTTCAGGCGACCACTCAGATTCAGGAAGCGACGCTCACTTTTGTACCGAAGATCATCGCCGTCCTCGTCGTCATTCTCCTCTTTGGCCCTTGGATGTTGGAGGCGATGATGAAATATGTCGATCAGATGCTGGGCTCTTTGAACACCTACACCTTCATTCGATAA
- the fliP gene encoding flagellar type III secretion system pore protein FliP (The bacterial flagellar biogenesis protein FliP forms a type III secretion system (T3SS)-type pore required for flagellar assembly.): MKSSYGRGFILLVLLLAIFYWVTPALAAPLQIPTVSFGVESTENPTEVSTSLQILFLLTILSLAPSILIMMTCFTRIIVVLHFTRTALALQTMPPNQVLIGLTLFLTFFIMAPTWSAINDQALQPYLAGTLSQEQALEKASTPLREFMLKQTREKDLALFVNMSDMEQPQTYRDIPIKVVIPAFILSELKTAFQIGAVIYLPFIVIDMIVGSVLMSMGMMMLPPMMISLPFKVLVFVLVDGWYLIVRSLILSYQ; the protein is encoded by the coding sequence GTGAAGTCCTCCTATGGCCGAGGCTTCATTTTATTGGTTTTATTATTGGCAATCTTTTACTGGGTGACGCCTGCGCTGGCTGCGCCTTTGCAGATACCGACAGTCAGCTTCGGTGTCGAATCGACGGAAAATCCGACAGAGGTTTCGACAAGCCTGCAGATCCTCTTCCTATTGACCATTCTGTCGCTGGCGCCGTCGATCCTGATCATGATGACCTGTTTCACCCGTATCATCGTCGTCCTCCACTTTACCCGAACAGCCCTTGCCTTGCAGACGATGCCGCCGAACCAGGTGCTGATCGGTTTGACCTTATTCTTAACTTTTTTTATCATGGCGCCCACCTGGTCAGCCATCAATGATCAAGCCTTACAGCCTTACCTAGCCGGCACTCTCTCGCAGGAGCAGGCGCTGGAAAAGGCGTCCACTCCCTTGCGGGAGTTTATGTTGAAGCAGACCCGGGAAAAAGATCTGGCCTTGTTCGTCAATATGTCAGACATGGAACAGCCGCAAACGTACCGGGACATCCCTATCAAGGTTGTGATTCCGGCATTCATTCTGAGTGAATTGAAGACAGCCTTTCAGATCGGGGCCGTCATCTACCTGCCCTTTATTGTCATTGATATGATTGTCGGATCTGTGCTTATGTCGATGGGGATGATGATGTTGCCGCCGATGATGATCTCCCTGCCCTTTAAGGTGCTCGTTTTTGTGCTTGTGGATGGATGGTACCTCATCGTCCGCTCCTTGATCCTCAGCTACCAATGA
- a CDS encoding flagellar FlbD family protein: MIKVRRLNQSELVINAELIEQVEATPDTIITLTTGKKIVVLEKPDEVVEKVIAYRRACHNACLDDNIDEALTKRRS; this comes from the coding sequence ATGATCAAAGTCAGGCGACTGAATCAAAGCGAACTGGTGATCAACGCGGAATTGATCGAACAGGTGGAAGCGACTCCGGATACGATCATCACCTTAACGACAGGCAAGAAGATCGTCGTATTGGAAAAGCCCGATGAGGTGGTGGAGAAGGTGATCGCCTACCGTCGCGCCTGTCACAACGCCTGCCTTGACGATAACATCGATGAGGCGCTGACAAAAAGAAGGAGCTAG
- a CDS encoding response regulator, with the protein MGNRILIVDDAAFMRMMIKDILTKNGYQVVAEAENGAVAVEKWKEFRPDLTTMDITMPEMDGINAVRAIRQVDPNARVIMCSAMGQQAMVIDAIQAGAKDFIVKPFQPDRVLEAVRKALA; encoded by the coding sequence ATGGGAAACCGGATTCTGATTGTAGATGATGCGGCTTTCATGCGCATGATGATCAAGGATATCCTGACTAAGAACGGATATCAGGTTGTCGCTGAAGCGGAAAACGGCGCTGTGGCTGTAGAAAAATGGAAGGAATTTCGCCCTGATTTGACCACCATGGATATCACCATGCCAGAAATGGACGGTATTAACGCTGTTCGCGCCATCCGCCAGGTCGATCCGAATGCCCGCGTCATCATGTGCAGCGCCATGGGTCAACAGGCGATGGTCATCGATGCTATTCAAGCCGGCGCCAAAGACTTTATCGTCAAGCCCTTCCAGCCGGACCGAGTCCTGGAGGCTGTCCGCAAGGCCTTAGCCTAA
- a CDS encoding flagellar basal body-associated FliL family protein, whose product MAETENAPQKKPLNMKLIFIAVAVLVAAAIIAVAVFKFFISPDAVSDHTPKAAAPKTVGVLFEAGDFTTNLADPGGKRFLKAKVILELNEEKKDEKKLAELKEQLPVIRDRILYILSAKTVEDFQVTESKEKVKKDILVALNKQFGADKFRNVYFQELVYQ is encoded by the coding sequence ATGGCTGAAACCGAAAACGCGCCCCAAAAGAAACCGTTGAACATGAAGTTGATCTTCATCGCCGTTGCCGTGCTGGTGGCGGCGGCCATCATCGCTGTAGCCGTATTCAAGTTCTTTATCAGCCCGGACGCAGTATCGGACCACACGCCAAAGGCCGCTGCACCAAAGACGGTGGGGGTTCTTTTTGAGGCCGGCGACTTTACGACCAATCTGGCAGACCCCGGCGGAAAGCGCTTTCTGAAAGCCAAGGTGATCCTTGAACTGAATGAGGAGAAAAAGGATGAGAAAAAGCTGGCCGAATTGAAGGAACAGCTCCCGGTCATCCGCGACCGGATCCTCTATATCCTCAGCGCCAAAACGGTGGAGGACTTCCAAGTTACTGAGAGCAAGGAAAAAGTCAAGAAAGACATACTGGTCGCCTTGAACAAACAGTTCGGTGCCGACAAGTTTCGCAACGTCTATTTCCAGGAACTTGTCTATCAATAA